One Oryza glaberrima chromosome 10, OglaRS2, whole genome shotgun sequence DNA segment encodes these proteins:
- the LOC127785816 gene encoding uncharacterized protein LOC127785816, with amino-acid sequence MFYVTNTIGVTEFTMKHIRSDDLERWQKALFKVTVIGEMARLTCECGMCEHMGLLCRHAIRVIIHLGGQRIPDGNLMKRWTTGARDVLPPHMAAYRSEAGSMQSKTFRHNVLYMAALELVQQGDLTVENFHSAMEGIAELKRKLASAQPRSASTEGTNDNSLGQSDDTPAPGVPPTSEQSCMVSSAPTPTTVEQNSPARNGVPIQPPEPRRRRGRPTNSRLKHPADNPKRVARTRFCKKCNKPGHNSATCVDGERNNEAMASGALHVEASKGQTHEALASGALHVDSNKVHTKFSTMATSGDDGERSSTGSTGIHDSGATETDSFFALFANDTSSEDVNGVVANPFGSSEEAQAQGGIHAEERLLEITGEVDPTKEADRLCNTVLAMDEGALSLESGTNSRSDEDKIPSSGAVSSKRRRLF; translated from the exons ATGTTTTACGTAACGAACACGATCGGTGTCACTGAGTTCACTATGAAGCACATTAGAAGTGACGATCTTGAGAGATGGCAGAAGGCATTGTTCAAGGTTACTGTGATTGGTGAGATGGCCAGGCTGACGTGCGAGTGTGGGATGTGTGAGCACATGGGATTGCTATGCCGTCACGCAATCCGG GTTATAATACATCTTGGCGGGCAGCGTATCCCGGATGGTAATTTAATGAAGAGATGGACAACAGGTGCAAGGGATGTTCTACCACCGCACATGGCAGCTTACAGGTCCGAGGCAGGTTCCATGCAATCCAAGACGTTCCGTCACAACGTGCTTTACATGGCGGCACTAGAGCTTGTGCAGCAGGGGGACCTGACGGTGGAAAACTTCCATTCCGCTATGGAGGGAATAGCAGAGTTGAAGAGGAAGCTTGCCAGTGCACAGCCACGTAGCGCGTCGACTGAAGGCACGAACGATAATAGTCTAGGGCAAAGTGATGACACTCCAGCACCTGGTGTCCCACCCACATCTGAGCAGTCATGCATGGTGTCTAGTGCCCCCACTCCAACTACTGTTGAGCAAAACTCCCCTGCTCGTAATGGTGTACCAATTCAGCCTCCCGAACCGAGGCGCCGCAGGGGTCGCCCTACAAACAGTCGTCTGAAGCATCCAGCTGACAATCCAAAGAGGGTTGCACGTACAAGGTTTTGCAAAAAGTGCAACAAACCTGGACACAACAGCGCCACATGCGTCGACGGTGAACGGAACAATGAAGCAATGGCTTCTGGAGCCTTGCACGTAGAGGCCAGCAAAGGACAGACCCATGAAGCGCTGGCTTCTGGTGCCTTGCACGTGGATTCCAACAAGGTGCACACCAAG TTCTCAACAATGGCAACAagtggcgacgatggcgagcgCAGCTCAACCGGCAGCACCGGCATACATGATTCCGGCGCTACT GAAACGGACTCATTCTTCGCCTTGTTTGCCAATGACACTTCTAGTGAGGATGTGAATGGTGTGGTGGCTAACCCATTTGGCTCCAGCGAAGAAGCACAGGCACAG GGAGGCATCCACGCAGAAGAAAGATTGCTGGAGATAACCGGTGAAGTGGACCCGACGAAGGAAGCAGATCGACTGTGCAACACTGTTTTAGCTATGGACGAGGGGGCACTTTCACTCGAAAGTGGGACGAACAGCCGCTCCGATGAAGACAAGATTCCATCCAGCGGCGCCGTGTCCAGCAAACGCCGCCGCTTGTTCTGA